In a genomic window of Streptomyces sp. NBC_01142:
- a CDS encoding serine hydrolase has translation MQRDADALRDAGVTGVSVRLETPRGTVTARSGVGDLVSRRPVPKDGYLRLGSTTKTFVATVMLQLVGEKRLSLDQTVEQLLPGTVSGAGNDGRTITVRNLLQHTSGLHDYIYDVFPNPSAQTYYANRWHAYRPEQLVAMAMRHEPAFPAGTRWAYSNTNYVLAGMIIEKVTGRSWEQQVHDRILRPLGMRDTDTPGTRPFLPHPYTANYQQFTADGPMADTTIPYRPFDSGADGSMTGTARDLNRFFAALTSGRLLEPTELAAMRTTVPVPQDSGHPAGTGDGLGLFFTPLSCGGGYLGHGGSGFGYVIRGAATTDGRRAITVSAHSRSADPHTAARQEDALRNLIDHALCRTE, from the coding sequence GTGCAGCGCGACGCCGACGCGCTGCGCGATGCCGGGGTCACGGGGGTGTCGGTCCGGCTGGAAACCCCGCGCGGGACAGTTACGGCGCGTTCCGGTGTAGGAGACCTGGTCAGCCGCCGCCCGGTTCCGAAGGACGGCTATCTACGTCTGGGCAGCACCACCAAGACGTTCGTCGCCACCGTCATGCTGCAACTGGTGGGCGAGAAACGGCTGTCCCTTGACCAGACGGTGGAACAGTTGCTGCCCGGAACCGTTTCCGGCGCCGGCAACGACGGCCGGACCATCACGGTCCGCAACCTGCTGCAGCACACCAGCGGCCTGCACGACTACATCTACGACGTGTTCCCCAACCCCAGTGCCCAGACGTACTACGCCAACCGGTGGCATGCGTACCGGCCCGAACAGCTGGTCGCCATGGCCATGCGCCATGAGCCTGCCTTCCCGGCGGGCACACGCTGGGCGTATTCCAACACGAACTACGTCCTCGCCGGAATGATCATCGAGAAGGTCACCGGCCGTTCATGGGAACAGCAGGTCCACGACCGCATCCTGCGTCCCCTCGGCATGCGGGACACCGACACCCCCGGCACCCGGCCCTTCCTCCCGCATCCGTATACGGCCAACTACCAGCAGTTCACCGCGGACGGCCCTATGGCCGACACCACGATCCCCTACCGTCCCTTCGACAGCGGGGCCGACGGCTCGATGACCGGCACGGCCCGCGACCTCAACCGCTTCTTCGCCGCCCTGACCTCCGGACGGCTGCTGGAGCCCACTGAACTCGCTGCGATGAGGACAACCGTCCCGGTGCCGCAGGACAGCGGCCATCCAGCAGGCACCGGGGACGGCCTGGGCCTGTTCTTCACGCCCCTGTCCTGCGGCGGCGGATACCTCGGGCACGGGGGAAGCGGTTTCGGCTACGTCATCCGGGGCGCCGCCACCACGGATGGCCGGCGCGCCATCACTGTCTCCGCGCACAGCCGCTCCGCAGACCCGCACACCGCGGCCCGCCAGGAAGACGCACTGCGCAACCTGATCGACCACGCCCTCTGCCGCACCGAGTGA
- a CDS encoding DUF397 domain-containing protein, translating into MSTTSDLAWFKSSYSGTQGDSCVEVATTPETIHVRDSKVEQSPQLAVSPSSWTSFVSYATRA; encoded by the coding sequence ATGAGCACCACCTCTGATCTGGCCTGGTTCAAGAGCAGCTACAGCGGTACGCAGGGCGACAGCTGCGTCGAAGTGGCGACGACACCCGAGACGATCCACGTCCGGGACTCCAAGGTCGAGCAGAGCCCGCAGCTCGCCGTCTCCCCCTCGTCGTGGACGAGCTTCGTCTCGTACGCCACCCGGGCCTGA
- a CDS encoding helix-turn-helix transcriptional regulator translates to MAAGGNSGTDGTGGTPACAGPANGGEPESSDSLKGFGEVVKAFRKRARLTQEQFAPRVRYSVPTVASIEQGRRFPPADFVDRAEEVLDAFGALRGAARHLSRRPGLASWFRQWAQLEAEAVTLDTYECRLVPGLLQSEGYARAVFAQSVPPLTDNQLEAQVTARLDRQRLFRERPNVPFSFIVEEAILMRCLGGEPVMRGLLEHVLDCVALRNVEVQLMPSNQQHHAGLDGPMQLLETPDNKWLAYTEGQQSGQLIADPKQVSVLLQRYAKLRSQALNPADSVSLLERMRGAL, encoded by the coding sequence ATGGCGGCAGGCGGGAACAGCGGGACGGACGGCACAGGCGGGACGCCTGCCTGTGCGGGTCCGGCGAACGGCGGGGAGCCGGAGAGCTCCGACAGTTTGAAGGGATTCGGGGAGGTCGTGAAGGCCTTCCGGAAACGGGCGCGGCTGACGCAGGAACAGTTCGCGCCACGCGTGCGCTACTCGGTGCCGACGGTCGCCTCGATCGAGCAGGGGCGTCGCTTCCCGCCGGCGGACTTCGTGGACCGGGCTGAGGAGGTCCTGGACGCGTTCGGAGCGCTGAGGGGTGCGGCGAGGCACTTGTCGCGGCGGCCGGGGCTGGCCAGTTGGTTCCGGCAGTGGGCGCAGTTGGAGGCGGAAGCGGTCACTCTCGACACCTACGAGTGCCGGTTGGTGCCGGGGTTGTTGCAGTCGGAGGGCTACGCGCGAGCGGTGTTCGCGCAGAGTGTGCCGCCGCTGACGGACAACCAGCTCGAAGCGCAGGTCACCGCTCGGCTGGATCGTCAGCGGCTGTTCCGTGAACGGCCCAATGTGCCCTTCAGCTTCATTGTCGAGGAGGCCATCCTCATGCGGTGCCTCGGGGGTGAGCCGGTCATGCGGGGCTTACTGGAGCATGTGCTGGACTGTGTGGCGCTGCGGAACGTCGAGGTGCAGCTGATGCCGTCGAACCAGCAGCATCATGCGGGACTTGACGGGCCCATGCAGCTGCTGGAGACACCCGACAACAAGTGGCTCGCCTACACCGAAGGGCAACAGTCGGGACAGCTGATTGCGGACCCGAAACAGGTCAGCGTCCTGCTTCAGCGGTATGCAAAACTGCGCTCACAGGCTCTCAACCCCGCGGACTCCGTGAGCCTGCTGGAGCGAATGCGAGGAGCGCTATGA
- a CDS encoding MATE family efflux transporter: protein MLTTLLRDSRALATLAVPLILTQLAQVALTTTDTLMMGLLGTQELAAGGLAIVIFNQLRTMGVGLVTSVGNQIAAAAARAEQTEEKGDHEEVRGIVRASLAVATLAGIAGAVLMILIGQALTWLGQDAAVVERTRTLLIALAPGLLPCLWFQAIRQFTVGMRRPQALLQITIASIAVNAGLNWVLIHGTWGLPRLGLTGIGVATSTVYLLSFVALYVSAKKDRELAPLLTLNAAKADPATVKRLISLGVPIAATYGSEAGFFSITALMAGSFGPAALAAHTAVNQLVYIVFQVAVGLSHAASINVSRELALGRTDDARRIKNTALACAAAVMTVVGIAYLALPQLVLAPFLDSGSGSGSDQALTIATHLLIVTAFLQFFDCAQNIGVGLLRGLDDTKSGFRITLIGYWAVGLPASWLLAYALGLDTLGIWLGLLIGLATTAVLLLRRYSASLTVRAGLMNARAAQPRQVPG from the coding sequence ATGCTGACCACCCTGCTCCGCGACAGCCGCGCCCTGGCCACCCTCGCCGTCCCGCTCATCCTCACCCAGCTCGCCCAGGTCGCCCTGACCACCACCGACACCCTGATGATGGGCCTGCTCGGCACCCAGGAACTGGCGGCCGGCGGCCTGGCCATCGTCATCTTCAACCAGCTGCGCACCATGGGCGTCGGCCTGGTCACCTCCGTCGGCAACCAGATAGCCGCCGCAGCAGCTCGCGCCGAGCAGACGGAGGAAAAAGGGGATCACGAAGAGGTCCGTGGGATCGTCCGCGCGAGCCTTGCCGTGGCCACGCTCGCCGGCATCGCCGGAGCCGTCCTCATGATCCTCATCGGCCAGGCCCTGACCTGGCTCGGGCAGGACGCCGCCGTCGTCGAACGCACCCGGACCCTGCTGATCGCGCTGGCCCCCGGACTGCTGCCGTGCCTCTGGTTCCAGGCCATCCGCCAGTTCACCGTCGGCATGCGACGCCCCCAGGCCCTGCTGCAGATCACCATCGCGTCCATCGCCGTCAACGCCGGCCTGAACTGGGTGCTCATCCACGGCACTTGGGGACTACCCCGCCTGGGACTGACCGGCATCGGCGTCGCGACCTCCACCGTCTACCTTCTGTCCTTCGTCGCCCTGTACGTCTCGGCGAAGAAGGACCGCGAACTGGCGCCGCTGCTCACCCTGAACGCCGCCAAGGCCGACCCGGCCACCGTCAAGCGGCTCATCAGCCTCGGCGTGCCGATCGCCGCCACCTACGGCTCGGAAGCCGGCTTCTTCTCCATCACGGCGCTGATGGCCGGATCCTTCGGTCCCGCCGCCCTCGCCGCGCACACCGCGGTCAACCAGCTCGTCTACATCGTCTTCCAGGTCGCCGTCGGACTCTCCCACGCCGCGTCCATCAACGTCAGCCGCGAACTCGCTCTCGGCCGCACCGACGACGCACGCCGCATCAAGAACACCGCACTCGCCTGCGCCGCAGCCGTCATGACCGTCGTCGGCATCGCCTACCTCGCACTTCCCCAGCTGGTCCTGGCCCCCTTCCTGGACTCCGGCTCCGGCTCCGGCTCCGACCAGGCCTTGACCATCGCCACCCATCTGCTCATCGTCACCGCCTTCCTGCAGTTCTTCGACTGCGCACAGAACATCGGCGTCGGACTCCTGCGCGGCCTCGACGACACCAAGAGCGGCTTCCGGATCACCCTCATCGGCTACTGGGCCGTCGGACTCCCCGCCTCCTGGCTCCTCGCCTATGCCCTGGGCCTCGACACCCTGGGCATCTGGCTCGGCCTTCTCATCGGCCTCGCCACCACCGCCGTACTCCTCCTGCGCCGCTACTCGGCATCCCTCACGGTCCGGGCCGGCCTGATGAACGCTCGCGCTGCCCAGCCGCGACAGGTCCCGGGGTGA
- a CDS encoding cysteine synthase family protein, producing MTGALQRPAVVSRVSDLIGYTPLLELATTETGSRLLLKLEMFNPTGTAKIRMARQMVTDAEDRGELRPGGQIIESTSGNTGLGLAVIAAERGYTFTAVVDHHACTDKLRGMKALGTELVYVVDDGTEELATAAREELAEDMARGQDNTIFTEQHNNPSNGVGYFPVAHELNEALDGKIDVLVGAVGTGGALCGTARELHTLISGFSTIGVEPRGSIAFGGPAHDYYQSGTGTPEGAEIGALVDFGLIDEGVKVGDIEAFATCRAVARTGLLIGGSAGGVVHEALTRLSSLPPDTTMVALVNDGGEKYMDTVFNDDWMQARGLLDPDAEREVDELLTKLRRNR from the coding sequence ATGACCGGAGCACTTCAGCGCCCCGCCGTGGTCTCCCGCGTGTCCGACCTCATCGGGTACACACCTCTGCTGGAACTCGCCACCACCGAAACCGGCAGCCGTCTGCTGCTGAAGCTGGAGATGTTCAACCCCACCGGCACCGCGAAGATCCGCATGGCCCGCCAGATGGTCACCGACGCCGAGGACCGCGGCGAACTGCGGCCCGGCGGACAGATCATCGAGTCCACCTCCGGCAACACCGGCCTCGGACTCGCCGTCATCGCCGCCGAACGCGGCTACACCTTCACCGCCGTCGTCGACCACCACGCCTGCACCGACAAGCTGCGCGGTATGAAGGCCCTGGGCACCGAACTCGTCTACGTCGTCGACGACGGTACCGAAGAGCTCGCCACCGCCGCCCGCGAGGAACTCGCCGAGGACATGGCCCGCGGCCAGGACAACACCATCTTCACCGAACAGCACAACAACCCCAGCAACGGCGTCGGCTACTTCCCTGTCGCCCACGAACTCAACGAGGCGCTCGACGGCAAGATCGACGTCCTCGTCGGAGCGGTCGGCACGGGCGGGGCGCTGTGCGGCACCGCACGCGAACTGCACACGCTCATATCCGGCTTCTCGACCATCGGCGTCGAGCCCAGGGGATCGATCGCCTTCGGCGGCCCCGCCCACGACTACTACCAGTCCGGCACCGGCACCCCCGAAGGAGCCGAGATCGGCGCCCTCGTCGATTTCGGCCTCATCGACGAAGGGGTCAAGGTCGGCGACATCGAGGCGTTCGCGACCTGCCGCGCCGTCGCCCGTACCGGCCTGCTCATCGGCGGCTCCGCAGGCGGCGTCGTCCACGAGGCCCTGACCCGCCTGTCCTCGCTTCCCCCGGACACGACTATGGTCGCGCTCGTCAACGACGGCGGGGAGAAGTACATGGACACCGTCTTCAACGACGACTGGATGCAAGCCCGCGGACTCCTCGACCCCGACGCGGAACGGGAAGTCGACGAGCTCCTCACCAAACTCCGCAGGAACCGATAA
- a CDS encoding Y4yA family PLP-dependent enzyme — translation MAVSGQALPTLPVLPDPATDAVVGSGLLEELSYALGGPFHFLLPDAFDTNLRSMRSALEEAGVEGFVYFAKKAGKAAVWVERSEAGGAGVDVASVGELREALGHGVRGENLVVTGPAKSGALLRLAVQQGALIAVDALDELDALIETVLTGPLRPARLLLRCLPPAQPHSRFGMNDAELATAMDRCVEAGDAVRMEGFSFHLSGYAIQPRADLAGQLVDLCLKARVLGLEAGRISIGGGLAVSYTDADSWHTFLAEQNNSHYHAGKSFSTGDFYPYHSPAAGAGALRALLIAHPEGHRQSLAELLRDSGVVLLMEPGRALLDQAGATVFRIQGVKDRNGYQLLTVDGTSLSLSEQWFNSEYLPDPYLLSRNRDAPVGTYPAAVGAATCLESDMLTWRKIPFPRRPRAGDLLVYPNTAGYQMDSNESPFHDLALPPKVVIDHTERPRPRWRLDRHFT, via the coding sequence GTGGCAGTGAGCGGACAGGCCCTGCCCACACTGCCTGTCCTGCCCGACCCCGCCACGGACGCGGTGGTGGGCAGCGGGCTGCTCGAGGAACTCTCGTACGCGCTGGGCGGCCCATTCCACTTCCTGCTGCCCGACGCCTTCGACACGAACCTCCGGTCGATGCGTTCGGCTCTGGAGGAAGCGGGCGTGGAGGGATTCGTCTACTTCGCGAAGAAAGCCGGCAAGGCCGCGGTGTGGGTCGAACGCTCCGAGGCCGGTGGTGCGGGTGTCGACGTCGCCTCCGTCGGCGAGCTCCGCGAAGCCCTCGGGCACGGGGTGCGCGGGGAGAACCTCGTGGTCACCGGCCCGGCCAAGTCCGGGGCCCTGCTGCGTCTGGCGGTTCAGCAGGGCGCGCTGATCGCCGTGGACGCGCTGGACGAACTCGACGCGCTCATCGAGACGGTGCTGACCGGGCCGCTCCGCCCGGCCCGGCTGCTGCTGCGGTGTCTTCCGCCGGCCCAGCCGCACAGCCGCTTCGGCATGAACGACGCCGAACTGGCCACCGCCATGGACCGCTGCGTCGAGGCGGGCGACGCGGTACGCATGGAGGGCTTCAGCTTCCACTTGTCCGGCTACGCCATCCAGCCGCGCGCCGACCTTGCCGGACAGCTGGTCGACCTCTGTCTCAAGGCCCGCGTCCTGGGGCTGGAGGCCGGCAGGATCAGCATCGGCGGCGGCCTGGCGGTCAGCTACACCGACGCCGACAGCTGGCACACCTTCCTCGCCGAGCAGAACAACAGCCACTACCACGCGGGCAAGAGTTTCAGCACCGGCGACTTCTATCCGTACCATTCCCCGGCCGCCGGAGCCGGTGCGCTGCGGGCACTGCTCATCGCCCACCCCGAGGGGCATCGCCAGAGTCTGGCCGAGCTCCTGAGGGACTCCGGGGTCGTCCTGCTGATGGAGCCCGGTCGCGCCCTGCTGGACCAGGCGGGCGCCACCGTGTTCCGGATCCAGGGAGTCAAGGACCGCAACGGCTATCAGCTCCTGACCGTCGACGGCACCAGCCTGAGCCTGTCCGAGCAGTGGTTCAACAGCGAGTACCTGCCCGACCCGTATCTGCTCTCCCGGAACAGGGACGCCCCGGTCGGTACGTACCCCGCCGCCGTCGGAGCGGCCACCTGCCTCGAGTCGGACATGCTCACCTGGCGGAAGATTCCCTTCCCGCGCCGGCCGCGCGCCGGTGACCTGCTGGTCTATCCCAACACGGCCGGCTATCAGATGGACTCCAACGAGTCGCCCTTCCACGACCTGGCCCTGCCGCCCAAGGTCGTGATCGACCACACCGAGCGCCCGCGGCCGCGCTGGCGGCTGGACCGCCACTTCACCTGA